TTAGCTCAGCTGGGAGAGCGCCTCCCTTACAAGGAGGATGTCGGCGGTTCGAGCCCGTCATCGCCCACCATAAGCAATGCTTCGACAGGCTCAGCATGACAGCACTGATGTCACCCTGAGCTTGTCGAAGGGTCGTCAGCAGCGATGCTTCGACAGGCTCAGCACGACAGCGCTCGACAGGCTCAGCATGACAGTGCTGATGTCACCCTGAGCTTGTCGAAGGGTCGTCAGCAGCAATGCTTCGACAGGCTCAGCATGACAGTGCTTCGAGAGCCGCAGCATAGCGAGGGAGGAGATTTTGTTGACCAATAACGGGGAGCCGGCAACCGCGGTTCGCGTCGAGCGCGATGGCGACATCGCGATCCTGACGATGAATCGTCCGCAGAAGCGCAACGCGCTTTCGCTGCAAACGATGCGAGAGCTCGAGGCCGCGCTTGCCGGAATCGCCTCGGACGTGCGCGCGGTGATCTTGCGCGCCGAGGGTCCGGCGTTTAGCGCGGGCCACGATTTGCGCGAACTCGTTGGGGGTGACGAAGAAAGCTATCGTGCCGTTTTCGATGCCTGCGTTGATCTGATGGCTCGGATCGCTGCGGTGCCGCAGCCGGTCATCGCGGAGGTCGCCGGCGTTGCAACCGCCGCGGGCTGTCAGCTCGTTGCGGCATGCGATTTGGCCGTTGCCTCGAGCACGGCGACGTTTGCGACACCGGGCGTGCGCATTGGGCTGTTTTGCAGCACGCCGATGGTGGCGCTCACCCGCGCGATCGGGCGCAAGCGTGCCATGGAGATGCTGCTGACGGGAGATCCGATCGACGCACCGACGGCGCTGTCGTGGGGTTTGGTTAATCGCGTCGTTTCGCCCGAACGCCTTCATGAGGAAACGCTCGCGCTCGCGCGCAAGATCGCCACGTCGAGCGGCACGATTATCGCGCTCGGCAAGGCGGCATTTTACGCGCAGATCGAGCTCAGCGCGAAGGACGCCTACGACTACACGAAGGCAGTCATGACATCGAATGCACTCGAGGCAGACGCGAGCGAAGGGATCACCGCATTTTTCGAGCGGCGTTCCCCGAAATGGAAGGAAGCGATGCAGGGGATGCCCGAGGACCGTTGAAGCCCGACCGCCCGCGGCGCTCGCGTGTGGGCAGTGTGCGCCGGCGATCGCAAAAAACGTCGCCCACACCCGGTATGCGTGAACCCGACAAAAAGGGATTCGCGCGTACGCGACGGCAGGAGGGCTCGCTTATGGCGAGCCCTCCTGTGATTGTGAGCGTTTGCAGCGAAACGGAGAGATCGGTCGAATGAGAGGCGCTTCGTGACGCTCTTTTCCCCGCGAACGCGCTATGCCGCCCTCGTCTTGATCGTTGCCCTCCTTGCCTGCCTCGTGGTCGCGCTCTTTCGCGCGCGCACGGAGTCGCACGCGCGGCGCGTCGAGCTGGCGATGGATTTCACCGATTTCGCCGCGCTCGCGCGTTCGTACGACTACAATCAGGCAGCCTTTCTCATCGCTCTGCGCCGCGCGGGTTTGACGTCGCTGGCGTTGACCGAAGAGCTAGGCGCGAATGTCGGATACGACGGCAAGGCCTATGTTACAACCGGCGCGGCGCTCCTGAATCAGGCGCGGATCTCACCGATCGGCGACCCGCTGCTCGCGCGCCTCGTTGCCACGCATCGCATTGCCAATGGCGCGGTCTATCTGCTGATTTCCGACGCTGCGACGTACCATCGCTACCGCGCGCAGCTCGCGTTGCATTTTATGCCGCGCAGCATCCGCGTCTTGCGCTCGGCGCGGCCATGGCTGATCGAAGTTCGCACCCAGATCGACTACTTTAACTCAATCGGATTGGGCATTGCCACCGATCAGGTCGAGCTGGCTCGGCGCCTTGCGTTGCTGGTGGTACCGCGCTTTCAAAACGACGAACGCTTTGCCGCGCCGCAAATCGACGCGCTCTTCGACGACCTGTTGCGTTACGACCCCAAGGTTTCGACGGTTATCTTCTTCGGCCTGAGCAATCAGGTGATGGGATATCCCGACCACTTACAGGCGGCGGCCGACGCTTTCAAGCGTCACATCTTTAATTTCGGCTCGATCGAAACGTACGACGCCAGCCAAGTTCAGAAAGGGAACGATACGCTCGCGCGGCTCATTCCCGGGCGAACCGTTCGCGTCCAAGCGATCGCCAAGACCGAGCTCGACAAGCTCAAGCTCGACGACGTCGTCGCGCGGTATGTCTTGGGCGTGCGCGAGCGCAACGTTCGCGTCGTTTATCTGCGGCCGTGGGCGCATCAAGACGGTAATCTATCGATCGAGGCGACAAACGTCGAGATGGTCAAGGCCATTAGCGATCAGTTACGGGCCGATGGCTACCGGCTCGGACGCGCGACGCCGATTCCGCAATATCACGGCAATAATCGTGTGCTCGTCGGTGTGGCGGCGCTCGCGGTGCCGTCAATCTTCGTGCTGCTCCTCGACTTCTTCGGCTGGTACCGGCGGCGTCTCGCCGCGGCCGCCTACGCGGGAACAGTCGTCCTCTACCTAGCCGGAACGCTCACGCACCACGACCTCGCCATACGCTCGGCCATCGCATTGGCGGGCGCGCTGCTCTTTGCGACCGCCGCGTTACTCGCATTAATCCCGGCGTGGAATGAGCTTCCCGCGCGCGACACCCGCACGCAGCTGGCGCGCAGCCTGGGCTGGACGCTCGTCGCGGTTGGCGTCGCATTGCTGGGCGCGCTCGTCGTCGTCGGCGTGATGAGCTCACCGCTGGCGATGGAGGAGATCGAACGTTTTCGCGGCGTGCGGCTCGTGCTCGCATTGCCGCCGCTGCTCGCGCTGATCCTCTACCTCTTCGAACGGCGATTCGGTTCGGGCACGCAGCGCGCTCGCGACGTTTTTCTCTCGCCCGTGCTGACCTATCAGCTGCTGGCGGGCGTCGCGATCGTTGCGCTCGGAGCGCTAATGATCGTCCGCAGCGGCAACGACAGCGACGTCTCGCCGACGGCCTTCGAGCTTTCGCTGCGCCACGTGCTGACTCACGTGCTCAGCGTACGGCCGCGTTTCAAGGAGTTCTTGATCGGCTTTCCCTGCATGATGCTGCTGCCGGCGCTATTGCCGCTTCATCGGCGCGCCGTCGGCTGGTTGTTGGCCTTGGGAATCGGCGTCGGCATCGGCGATGTCATCGATACTTTCTCGCACTTACACACGCCCCTCGAAGTCTCAATCTTGCGCGTGATCAACGGGCTGGTCGTCGGTGCGATTATCGGCGCAATCGCGATCGCGATCTACCGGCGCGTGCCTGCGACGACGGGATAATGGCTCGGGTGTTGCTCTCCGGCTACTACGGTTTTGGGAACTTCGGAGACGAGGCGCTCTTGGAAGTAATCGTCGCGAACATTCGCCGCCGTTTTCCGTCTTCACAGCTCGAGGTACTCTCGGCAACGCCTAAAGCAACCGCGGCGGCCCACCGGGTCGAAGCGGCTCCGCGATGGGATTGGCGCGCGATTCGCGCCGCGATCGCACGTGCCGACGTCGTGCTCTCCGGCGGCGGGGGCCTGCTCCAGAACGCGACGAGTCTGCGCAGCCTCCTTTACTACGCCGGAATTCTACGCGAAGCGATTCGCGCGCACCGCAAGACGATGATCTTTGCCCAATCGATCGGACCGCTCGACTTTTGGGGTCGTCTCGTCGTGCATTACTTTTGCGCCGGTACGAATCGCGCGACGGTGCGCGATTCGCGCTCGCGTTTGCTCCTGGCGAAGCTTCTTTCAAACACCCCGGTCGAGCAGACCGCCGATCCGGTCTTTTTGTATGAAGCGCCGCACGACGTCGATCTGCGCAACGACGGCCTTGGTCCGGAGAGCGGACCCTACGCCGCCATCAGCGTTCGCCCATCGCCTGCATTGCGCGACGCGCCCGCGGTGATCGGACGCGCGGTCGACCGGCTCGCCGATCGCCATGGCATTCGTTCGGCCTTCGTGGCATTGGGAGGCGCCTCCGACGCGGCGGCGGCGACCGACGTGATCCGAGCCTGCAAATCGAGCCCGGTGCTCTTGCCCGAATGCACCCCGGCCAAGGCGGCGTCGATTCTACGCGGGGCGCGGGTCGTAGTCGGAATGCGCTTACATGCGCTCATTCTCGCCGCGCGTTATGCCGTTCCATTTCTCGCCATCGCCTACGATCCAAAGGTTTCCGCACTCTGCGACGACTTGCGCTATCCGCTGCCGCGGCTTTGGAGCGTGGGCGAACGCCGGCCGCTCGACGACGCAATCGATGCTCTGGTCGACCGGCTCGTGGACGAGCGCGAAACGCTGCGCTCGCATCTGTCCGAGTGCCGCGAACGCATCGTCGCCGCGGCCGAACGCAACTTCGACGTGCTCGGCGAGTTGATTGACGCATGAACGATTCGCCAAAAGATTATCGCGCGACACTGAACTTGCCAAAGACGAGCTTTCCAATGAAGGCCGAACTGCCGGCGCGCGAGCCGGCACGCCTGGATTGGTGGCGCGAGCATCGAACCTACGAGCGGCGATTGGAACGCAACGCGGGCAACGGCGCTTGGATTCTCCATGACGGGCCGCCCTACGCCAACGGCGACCTTCACATGGGACATTTCCTCAACATGGTGCTCAAAGACGTCTTCATCAAGATTGCTTTGCTTGACGGCAAGTACGCCAAATTCGTTCCGGGTTGGGACATGCACGGGCTGCCGATCGAATACGAGACGCTCAAGTATCTGGGCATCAAGGATTTTCACGCGATCGATCCGCTCGAACTGCGCGAACGCTGCGCGGAGCGCGCGCTCTTTTGGCTCGACCGGCAGCGCTCTCAACGCGAGCGCATGGGCAACTTCGGCTATTTCGACCGCCCCTACCGCACCATCGATCCCTCGTTCGAAGCCACCATCGTCAATGCGCTCGCCGACTTGGCAGAAAAACAGCAGATCTACAAGGGCCTGCGCTCGACGCTTTGGTGCATTCACGATGAAACCGCGCTCGCCGAAGCCGAAATCGAATACGAGCCGCGTGTCTCACCCTCGATTTACGTTCGCTTCCCGGCATCGGAAGAACAGGCCAAACGGATTTACGACGTCATGCTTCGACAGGCTCAGCATGACACTGACCAGGCTCAGAATGACAGTGACGCGGCTGCGCATGACACGCCCGATGTCACCCTGAGCTTGTCGAAGGGTGAACAGGCTCAGCATGACACGCCCGATGTCACCCTGAGCCTGTCGAAGGGTGACCCGGCTGGGCACGACACAGAGCAGCCGGCGAAGGTCGCTTTTCTCATTTGGACGACGACGCCGTGGACGTTGCCCGCGAACGCGGCGATCGCTTTGCGCCCGGATGCGAGCTATGGACTCTACCGCGTCGGTGACGAAGCGGTTATCGTTGCCGAAGCTCTGGCCGAACGCGCGCTCGGCGAACGCTTTGCCGAGGCGCGCCTGCTGGGACGCGCGCGCGGTGAAGAGCTCGACGATCTCGCCGTGCGCCATCCGTTCGCGGATCGCGACTCGGTGGTCGTGCTAGCCGATTATGTCGATTTGGAAACCGGAAC
This Candidatus Eremiobacterota bacterium DNA region includes the following protein-coding sequences:
- a CDS encoding enoyl-CoA hydratase, whose amino-acid sequence is MLTNNGEPATAVRVERDGDIAILTMNRPQKRNALSLQTMRELEAALAGIASDVRAVILRAEGPAFSAGHDLRELVGGDEESYRAVFDACVDLMARIAAVPQPVIAEVAGVATAAGCQLVAACDLAVASSTATFATPGVRIGLFCSTPMVALTRAIGRKRAMEMLLTGDPIDAPTALSWGLVNRVVSPERLHEETLALARKIATSSGTIIALGKAAFYAQIELSAKDAYDYTKAVMTSNALEADASEGITAFFERRSPKWKEAMQGMPEDR
- the csaB gene encoding polysaccharide pyruvyl transferase CsaB, coding for MARVLLSGYYGFGNFGDEALLEVIVANIRRRFPSSQLEVLSATPKATAAAHRVEAAPRWDWRAIRAAIARADVVLSGGGGLLQNATSLRSLLYYAGILREAIRAHRKTMIFAQSIGPLDFWGRLVVHYFCAGTNRATVRDSRSRLLLAKLLSNTPVEQTADPVFLYEAPHDVDLRNDGLGPESGPYAAISVRPSPALRDAPAVIGRAVDRLADRHGIRSAFVALGGASDAAAATDVIRACKSSPVLLPECTPAKAASILRGARVVVGMRLHALILAARYAVPFLAIAYDPKVSALCDDLRYPLPRLWSVGERRPLDDAIDALVDRLVDERETLRSHLSECRERIVAAAERNFDVLGELIDA